Within Oncorhynchus nerka isolate Pitt River linkage group LG8, Oner_Uvic_2.0, whole genome shotgun sequence, the genomic segment catgacagaccagttgaaagctatgatcccttattgatgtcacctgttaaatccacttcaatcagtgtagatgaaggggaggagacaagttaaagaacATGGatagtgtatgtgtgccattcagtgggTGAATGGTCAAGACTAATGATTTAAGTGGTCttgaacagggtatagtagtaggtgccatggtttgaatgtgtcaacaactgcaacactgctgggttcgtcatggccaaaagttccccttgtgtatcaagaatggcccaccacccaaaggacatccagacaatctcacacaactgtaggaagcattgggCCAGCATCGCTGTGGAACGcgttcgacaccttgtagtctatgcccgacaaattgaggctgttcggaGGGCaaaatcaatattaggaaggtgttcctaatgctttgtGCACTAAGTGTATAATGAACATGGGACAACCTTGAAAACACGTATCCTTTCTTTCAATGCCGACTTACATCACTGTGCTTGTAGGCCACCCATGTTGAGAAGAATTTGAAGCCGTCACAAGAACACAACGAATGAAGGTTATAGCACTATAGAAAAGCTCCACGTGTCCTGCAGTCATCTAGTAACCAAACCACCATGCACCTGAGGAAGCCCTATAGTACTTTCTACCACACATACtgagggaaggaagaggagagagagaaatctttCTCCTCCAACTCAAAGCTCATTAGTCAGATGTGAGTGTCATTACTGTCTGGTGACGTGGGCAGGAACAGAACACAACTCTTACTCTGATTGCAATGGTAACCTGTGTGGAAATTAATATGCAGCTCTGCATTACCTAACATACCAACTTAGGTAAGTTAGGAGAGAAACTGACTCACTCATGCACCAAAACGTACAACTTGATTTGTACTTGGCTACAGTGACTTATTGATGCGTCTGGGGTCTGTTACTTTCACCTAAATTCAAAAAGACACGTGGTCCAGCCGTGACCCGTATCGAAAGATGTGGAGCTCAATCAACGGTTAAAAACAAAACTACACTGCCAAAAACACGAGCTGCAATTAGGCTAGCTTCGCTAGAGCTCCTTGATGACCTTTGCCTCATCTCAAATGTCAAGTCtggacatactgtatacatactgtactggggcagcaggtagtctagtggttagggtggcGAGCCAGCAACCAAAAGATTGAAAATTAGAATCCCGGGTCCTACTGGAAAAATCTGGCAGGAACTGAGCTGGCAACCTGAGGGTTGCTGGTATCAAATCCTACATGCCATTTCCTgccattgtgcccttgagcaaggcactttaccCCCCCATAACAAGAGCTCCCTGCGTATCCAGTGTTACATCCTACCGCACCTCTCCAAAACCTGTATTGGTATGTTTGCATGTGTGCGTCTTAAAAAGCAGAAGTCAGATTTCAGTTAGACCTTCTGTGCAATTAACCAATAAAGTGAtcttaatgatgatgatgaataggGTGAAAAAGACATGCAAGGCATAATAGACCTCATCTGTTAGTACTATAAACAAGGGTCCTTTACTAACCGAAAAGGTGCAAACATTTAAATAGAAAAAAAATAAGTATTACCTTTTGAAGACACTAAAGACCATTCTTAAAATGATGCTTTTTAAGTGGAACTAGCTGACATGTTTTCCTTCAATAATACACAATCCCCCAAAAAACAGTTCATACAAATCCCTGATCAAAAAAATGTAGTGAGACATTGCCGTGTTTATCTTTTAATCTGCAAAGCAATTAACGTGTACAATAGGGAGTGATTTTTAGAAAGACAGAAAAACGGAGAGCGATTGCATGAATGGCCGGGCGCTAATGAAAACAGATTTATACAAAAGTGTTTTTTGTTAAGAACGTGTGAGTAGCATAACACAAGACCAATTGTATTAACAATGTCCTCAAGTAGAGAGCCCAAACAGCATATTAAGAAAGACCTGATAGCGTTAACTTACAGTACAGCATGTCTGACAGTTAATAAGTGGCTTGGGAGTTTTTCTAGGGAGATTTCTATTCCAGATTAACACTTAAGCAGAAAACGCACGCCCACAGCATTTTCATAATGATGCCCGGCTGGTTTGTTGTGTGAAACTGAGGTGTCGTTTTAATCACCAGAGGCAGCGCAGCGTGCCTTTAAGATGGCCACTTTTTAATTATCACACCCATTGTGTGCCGTCAAGGATGGGGAAACCTCTTCGCccaccgttgtcatcatctgtgATGGAACCTCCCATGTCCCCATCGTTTCCTGCCTTACCTTCAACAGTCCTTTCCCTATGGTGAAAACCTGATACACTACGATACCAGTGTAAGATGACCCTTAACACGCAAGACGCAAAGCAGCCCTAAGCAAATGGgctagtggagggatagaatgcATCATATTTAAAGTGAAAAACAGTCAACAATTTGAGGATTTCCACAAAACAGAGGAGGAAAAAAGGGCAATGGTTTCAGCTGCCTAGTGGGCTAAAATATAGGAAATGGGCTTAAGTGCGGCATCAATTCATTAACTTTATTACAAGTAAGAATTAATCGTTTCATTAGCGCTTTGGCGATGCCAATGAATCATAATACCAGAGGCCACTGTGAGCGGAATCCTGAGAACGAAGACTAATTACAATCAGAGGGGAGAGAACATTTGTGCTGTATGTGTGGGCTGACTTAAAAGTAAGGTCAAGATTCCCAAATGATCACTGAGTACAGATCCCAAAAGCTGGACTTCTAACCCACTGAACAGTGTGATGCCTGGGGTCATGACTGTGACCTGCTGTGTGAACATGTCAATTTAAGTCAAATTGCTTTAGCTCATTTCAGAGGAAGTGGAGGCAGCAGTACGATTGACCACCTCTGAATTAGTTACGAGGTGGTCAAATACCAGCACACAGTGCAATAATCCAACTGAACCAGTAAATTAACTGACAGTCTCATTGACAGTTTGAGTGGTGTGAATGAATGCATGCATGTCATGTAAGCATGGTTCCACCGAGAGCCTTATGGCTGTACACTATAGACCCTTTATCAGACACGACACACTGATGTCACACTGTTTTGTGGAAACTCTTGGCAGCAGTAAGAAAGCATCGACATCTGTGCACATTCAACATAGCCTAGATTTACATTTTTATTACTTCTAAACCAAAAAAAATTGCAAAGATGTTTTGATTATTGCTTGAACTGTCACTAAGATTATATTTGGTTGTGATCTTTACAAAATAATTATTTTGGATGCAGCGGTTGTTAGCTAGAATGCTAACACTCATTGATATAGGATGTAGCAAAAGCTAGCCAAGGAaccattttactggttgaagcTGAAGTGTTTTTTAAGTATAAATGCAGTTGATTTGTGATGATGACAAACATAGTAAGCAGGACAGTCATATAAGCCTTAAAATccaattataatccaaaagtagtgtgaaatgcactcaaGCAACATGTAAAGAATTATTTTGCTGCCATTCTTTAACAACTCCCCCCTTGTTCTGCCACCAACTTGCGTGCGGCAATGTTTGTAAACACAGAAAGGAGACCCTTATGTCTGTACGCCATAGTAGAACTCACCTGCATGTGCTGCTGGCGGTGCTACCGCCACTGGTTCTGGCTCTGGggtgggaggaggaagaggggggccAACAACTTCCACTGGTTCTGGGGCGGGAGGAGGAGCAAAAGCTTCCACTGGGGGCTGAGGAGGAGGGCCAATGGGTTCACAAGGGGTAGGAGCAATGAATTCAGCTGGGGGAGGAGGCGGAGCGATGGGTTTGACTGTAGGCTGCAGGGAGAAAGCTTCCATTGGAGGAGCAGCAGACTCAACAGCAGGGGAGGAGATGGATGCCAAtgaagaggaaaggggaggaggagcAATGGGTTCAATtacgagagggagaggaggtgcaATGGGAGGAGCAGAAGCAACAGGTTTGATTACAGGAGGAGAAGCAACAGGTTCGATTACAGGAGGAAGAACAACATGTTTGATTACAGGAGGAAGAACAACGGGTTGATTACAGGAGGAAGAACAACGGGTTCGATTACAGGAGGAAGAGCAACAGGTTCGATTACAGGAGGAGAAGCAACGGGTTCGATTACAGGAGGAAGAACAACGGGTTTGATTACAGGAGGAAGAACAACAGGTGTGATTACAGGAGGATCAGCAACAGGTTTGATTACAGGAGGAAGAACAACGGGTTCGATTACAGGAGGAAGAGCAACAGGTTCGATTACAGGAGGAAGAGCAACAGGTTCGATTACAGGAGGAAGAGCAACAGGTTCGATTACAGGAGGATCAGCAACAGGTGTGATTACAGGAGGAAGAGCAACAGGTGTGATTACAGGAGGATCAGCAACAGGTGTGATTACAGGAGGATCAGCAACAGGTGTGATTACAGGAGGAGGTGCAGGGATAGTATTACGTTCCACAGCAACAGGAGCGGGAACAGGGATGGGGGCCAGGGGTTCAACCTGTGGTGGGAGGGTTACCTGCTCAACAGATGCAGGTGGTGGAGGGGATGCCACAGGCTTTAAAGCAGCTAAGGTAGGAGGCGGGATCACCATGTCAATGATGGTCGGAGCTGCTACCTGTTCCATGGGGGGTGGAGGTGGAGCCACTACTTCAGTGACAGGTGCAGGAGGTTGAGGTGGTAGTGTGATGGGTTCTATGGGTGGAAGCGAGGTGATGGGATCGAAGGGGGGTCTGAGGGGAGACACTggaatgaggagggaggagggagcagcAACAGGGGGTGGGACCTGTGGAAGGGAGGGGGGAAGAAGGGGAGCTATGGGCTCCCTCATTCGGTTGATGACATTCTCAGAGAGctgcagaagagagagaagagcaatATGTGAGCGAAAACCAACAGGAGAGAAAAAAGCACAACTAACAAGGATACCAGATCTGAGCAACACTAAACACTTCAACTGAACCACACTCCAAAGTCTAAAAGGCAAGTTCTCACAATTTACTTGCCAAGCCTCAGCCAACTTAATCACACAAGGCTACAACTCTAGGTGCACTAGCTCTATTACATCAGCCTGAGCAGTGTTACCCCAATATGCATTTAGCAGTGGCACACACCGCTGCTAAAATGTGTCCACACCCCCAATTAGTTAGGCCTAGGCTAGCCTTGATCATGACCCCCTGTTCCATTACATAACACATACAATTGATAGATGAAGGCATCGGTTTGAACAGGAGTTGCTTGAGGTTTGGTTTTGGAAGCATTGGAAgttttgaaatcatttcaaaaaTCAAAAAGGTTCAATAGATACACACCTCGATAGGGTCTCCATGTTACAGCACTTGTTTATGGAAGACTAGAGGTAGCCGACGACTGGTGTTAATTAGCCATCAAGTAACTCTGGAAGTGTAGTTTAGTCGAATGGCAGcacccatagctgtatggatctgtgcaaacctgctacagtaagtgtatattttacatttgaaggattcttccttgctgataAAAGGGACATGTGTTTCAAAAGCGATGATTATTGACATTTCTAAATGTTAAATCACAGAGTCTTGATTGTGGTTGGCTGAAAACTGTTGAACGAAGACAGAATGCTGCCATTGTAGAACACTGCTTGTGATATGTGGGTGTACAATCTACAACCTTaaggtatgttttgtttattgatGCACGTGTGGCAAGAATGCAGAAGGaaaacacccccacacaccaGCAGATTATTCCATGTAAACATTGTCCTTTGTCTTCTAGCAACAAGGTGCTTCACAATAGGCATTTTCGTAACAAATAGTCTTTACTTGAAACTAAACTAAAGCCTCTCAACCTATATTTAATTGGCACGCAGGGTCCATTACAACAGTTAAACACTTATCAGCTTACACGTCAGACAGAAAGTTCACGACACGTGTTTTGCATgacatggatttaatggtgcaaCATGGATTAAACTAATGTTAATTACAAGGTCATAAAATAAGTATTATCTATTATAAACTAAATGTCGTCATTACTAAGAACTAGCTCTAGCTGTATCCAGTCATTCATAATTTAGACAACGCAACGCGAGGGCATTGTATAAGCCCCAGTGTCAAACTGACAGCAAGTTAGCTAGCCTAGCTACCATAACAAACGTTACTCTGGCATAACATTGCCTATTTGTTTGGTAGTAAGGATATAATAATGCAGTCAATCGTTCCTATCATTTTTAACGCGCTTCAGTACTTCCGAGCAGCATTTGGTTATGCAGTACCTCATTGTTGTCATCCTTTCAGTACTCACCCTTATGCCCTTCACAACTGTGATGTTGTCATTTTCATCCGACTCAAAGGAGACGCGGCGCCTGCTATTGTTCGCTCCCATCTCTGACTACAATCAGCGAAAGTGATACCTAACTGCATGCAATGGAAATTGTTGTCATCCACCTGTTTTTATCCAAAATTGTCAAGTCGCACACCGGGGACAGGGAGCTACAGGGCCGCACGCACAGAAACACTTCCGTAGCATGCCAGCTGTCCAGTAAAGGCTGCGTTTATTGGAGGTGAGAATACGTCTTGTGCAACAGAGGTGTCCATTGGTTGGGGAATATTTTAAGAGCCAAACGGATCATTATAGTGCACTTTCAATTCTGTATGCATACACATTAACCAACAAATAAATAGATAAATGGCGGGGAGAAGAAAGAAGACATGATGTAAACCACTCAAAatgaatacaacacattatagttagctatatatatatatatattgggtcTTTAAAACCATACAATTGTTAATCAGTTTGGATTATACTTAGACTATATGTCATATTCACTGCTGTTCAATGGTCATTTCAATTGGCCTAATGATTTTGGGAAAAATAAACGCATAAATAGCTTCATCAGCTAAAACTCTATCAAACCCCATCAAACCCAAGCTAAGGTTATTTGATTAAATTGTCTATGTTTTTGTTGTCATTTCAGTCTTTGTAAACAAACAATGTACAAATGTAAAATATGTTGAAAACTGTCAATGATGCTGATGATGGACAATCAGTCCTTGCACCTATAATCTAGGTCCATCTTTGAATTTGACACTGGTAACATTTCTCCATCCCTCAGCTTCATAGCAAAACACAGAGGTGAATTCCATATAGACtactaacatttaacatttaagtcatttagcagacactcttatccagagcgacttacaaattggtgcattcaccttatgacatccagtggaacagtagtgcatctaaatcttttaaggggggtgagagggattactttatcctatcctaggtattccataCTAGACCTATGCATATAGCTTTCAATGAGAGCGCAGCAAGGCAATCGGTGCATATGTGGGTTCGTAGTAACGTTTTTAGAATCTTTGGAGCATATGGTTTTGTCGGGTATTAAACCGGGGATTGTGAAAAATAGGGGACAACACTTTTTGTTTATTAAAtccgttttttatttttgttAAGCAGACAGAAGCAAAGCACAACCTTTAACAGCTGTGTGATCTAGAGGCAGACACTGTGGGGACAAAACAattgatttccattcaaaatcctattttccctaacccttaaccctaacccttcacacctaaccctaaccctaatcctaacccctaactctgattctaaccctaacccgtcacacctaaccctaaccctaaacctaacccctaactctaattctaaccctaacccttcatacataaccctaaacctaacccctaactctgattctaaccctaacccttcatacataaccctaaccctaaacctaacccctaactctaattctaaccctaacccttcatacataaccctaaacctaacccctaactctgattctaaccctaacccttcatacataaccctaaccctaaacctaacccctaactctaattctaaccctaacccttcatacataaccctaaacctaacccctaactctgattctaaccctaacccgtcacccctaactctaaacctaacccctaactctaattctaaccctaacccttcatacataaccctaaacctaacctctaactctgattctaaccctaacccgtcacccctaaccctaaacctaacccctaactctaattctaaccctaacccttcatacataaccctaaaccttacccctaactctgattctaaccctaacccgtcacccctaaccctaaacctaacccctaactctaattctaaccctaacccttcatacataaccctaaacctaacccctaactctgattctaaccctaacccgtcACCCCGTCACCCTAAACCAAACCCCTAActcgggcaggtagcctagtggttagtgttggactagtaaccgaaaggttgcaagattgaatcccagtgctgacaaggtaaaaatctgtcattctgcccctgaacaaggcagttaacccactgttcctaggccgtcactgaaagtaaaaatgtgttcttaactgacttgcctagctaaataaaggtaaaatatatatttttaacctaATCTACCCCctaactctaattctaaccctaattggAACCCTAACCCCTTAACTAGTATTTTTCCTCGTGTGGACCAGTGAAATATCCCTACTTGTCTGAACATCCCTTGTTTTTATTATCCTTGTGAGGACCTCTGTTTATATTTCCATATAAACATATCTCCAGACAGTGGCTTTGTGTGAGCATATTACATAATAAACATAATAAACATTTACCCTGGGCAGCAATGCCAGCTGACTACAATGTGCCCTTGGGGGCACATGGTTAGACATCCAAGAGACATATTGTATGCAGATTGGATTGAACAACTGACTGCATCTATGATCCTATAGGCCTTGTGAGAACTTCATTATAAAGAGGATGAACAGTATAGTTATCTGTATTGCTGATGCAATGATGTACATGGTTGGGTTACTTACAGTCCTTGTGGTGAAAGTGGGGATTTTCTTCTGGAATGTTGTACAGTTGGGGGGGTTGGTGCACAGCACATTCtccagtgttaaatcaacactgagGGTGTTCAATTTAACACTTCCAGTGTCTATACGGGTCCACAATTTTAAGTGTTAAATGAACACTCTTCTTAGTGTAAAGCCTTATTTGCCTTGCCTTTCgagtgaattgtagagttaccacccaAGACTGAATTTGtaagtgacagagacatggttgttgcatttTCAGTCCTATGGCATTCACCAAGTGAGATCCTAAGCGAATATGTTATTATTGAAATAAAATTCTTAAAGACAATACAATATGCTTTATTTTGAGGGCCTAGTTTTACCCTAATACAGTAGGCTGAAACACATggttttacaggccacatcaggcctgcaagtcatgtttgtaattcctattggaatcctgCCAGAGTTTGGGATGAGACTACCTAAAgaatctaaactggaacaaccatttaaATAACGGGTGCAATAAATCCAAGTAACAGATTGTATTAGTttagaaaaacacatgtcaatcaatgtacatgcaaaaacataaatattgaaacaaacaattaaAAAAATCAACccgcaatagagcatgctgggaaatattacATTGATGGGCGTGGTTTTGGTTCAACTCAGGTCCATGGtccgttgcagatagaaatgccatACATAGAGCTGATGTGATTTCCTATCCTACATGTCAagagaggcatgtttgttctacatagcATATTTCTATCTGAAAGTTACAAAATGTT encodes:
- the chchd3a gene encoding coiled-coil-helix-coiled-coil-helix domain containing 3a isoform X8, translated to MGANNSRRRVSFESDENDNITVVKGIRLSENVINRMREPIAPLLPPSLPQVPPPVAAPSSLLIPVSPLRPPFDPITSLPPIEPITLPPQPPAPVTEVVAPPPPPMEQPPVEAFAPPPTPEPEPVAVAPPAAHAVDEEELRKKITEDLQKGLLKERVKAEQELQAWLEEEKVHAASFAEAEAQASVKDEVGRILELERATTHNTLTQAVMREKVSAEDERLRTQLYVSP
- the chchd3a gene encoding coiled-coil-helix-coiled-coil-helix domain containing 3a isoform X5, which encodes MGANNSRRRVSFESDENDNITVVKGIRLSENVINRMREPIAPLLPPSLPQVPPPVAAPSSLLIPVSPLRPPFDPITSLPPIEPITLPPQPPAPVTEVVAPPPPPMEQVAAPTIIDMVIPPPTLAALKPVASPPPPASVEQPPVEAFAPPPTPEPEPVAVAPPAAHAVDEEELRKKITEDLQKGLLKERVKAEQELQAWLEEEKVHAASFAEAEAQASVKDEVGRILELERATTHNTLTQAVMREKVSAEDERLRTQLYVSP
- the chchd3a gene encoding coiled-coil-helix-coiled-coil-helix domain containing 3a isoform X3, producing MGANNSRRRVSFESDENDNITVVKGIRLSENVINRMREPIAPLLPPSLPQVPPPVAAPSSLLIPVSPLRPPFDPITSLPPIEPITLPPQPPAPVTEVVAPPPPPMEQVAAPTIIDMVIPPPTLAALKPVASPPPPASVEQPPVEAFAPPPAPEPVEVVGPPLPPPTPEPEPVAVAPPAAHAVDEEELRKKITEDLQKGLLKERVKAEQELQAWLEEEKVHAASFAEAEAQASVKDEVGRILELERATTHNTLTQAVMREKVSAEDERLRTQLYVSP
- the chchd3a gene encoding coiled-coil-helix-coiled-coil-helix domain containing 3a isoform X2 encodes the protein MGANNSRRRVSFESDENDNITVVKGIRLSENVINRMREPIAPLLPPSLPQVPPPVAAPSSLLIPVSPLRPPFDPITSLPPIEPITLPPQPPAPVTEVVAPPPPPMEQVAAPTIIDMVIPPPTLAALKPVASPPPPASVEQPTVKPIAPPPPPAEFIAPTPCEPIGPPPQPPVEAFAPPPAPEPVEVVGPPLPPPTPEPEPVAVAPPAAHAVDEEELRKKITEDLQKGLLKERVKAEQELQAWLEEEKVHAASFAEAEAQASVKDEVGRILELERATTHNTLTQAVMREKVSAEDERLRTQLYVSP
- the chchd3a gene encoding coiled-coil-helix-coiled-coil-helix domain containing 3a isoform X6, which codes for MGANNSRRRVSFESDENDNITVVKGIRLSENVINRMREPIAPLLPPSLPQVPPPVAAPSSLLIPVSPLRPPFDPITSLPPIEPITLPPQPPAPVTEVVAPPPPPMEQVAAPTIIDMVIPPPTLAALKPVASPPPPASVEQPPVEAFAPPPAPEPEPVAVAPPAAHAVDEEELRKKITEDLQKGLLKERVKAEQELQAWLEEEKVHAASFAEAEAQASVKDEVGRILELERATTHNTLTQAVMREKVSAEDERLRTQLYVSP
- the chchd3a gene encoding coiled-coil-helix-coiled-coil-helix domain containing 3a isoform X4, with translation MGANNSRRRVSFESDENDNITVVKGIRLSENVINRMREPIAPLLPPSLPQVPPPVAAPSSLLIPVSPLRPPFDPITSLPPIEPITLPPQPPAPVTEVVAPPPPPMEQPTVKPIAPPPPPAEFIAPTPCEPIGPPPQPPVEAFAPPPAPEPVEVVGPPLPPPTPEPEPVAVAPPAAHAVDEEELRKKITEDLQKGLLKERVKAEQELQAWLEEEKVHAASFAEAEAQASVKDEVGRILELERATTHNTLTQAVMREKVSAEDERLRTQLYVSP
- the chchd3a gene encoding coiled-coil-helix-coiled-coil-helix domain containing 3a isoform X1 produces the protein MGANNSRRRVSFESDENDNITVVKGIRLSENVINRMREPIAPLLPPSLPQVPPPVAAPSSLLIPVSPLRPPFDPITSLPPIEPITLPPQPPAPVTEVVAPPPPPMEQVAAPTIIDMVIPPPTLAALKPVASPPPPASVEQSAAPPMEAFSLQPTVKPIAPPPPPAEFIAPTPCEPIGPPPQPPVEAFAPPPAPEPVEVVGPPLPPPTPEPEPVAVAPPAAHAVDEEELRKKITEDLQKGLLKERVKAEQELQAWLEEEKVHAASFAEAEAQASVKDEVGRILELERATTHNTLTQAVMREKVSAEDERLRTQLYVSP
- the chchd3a gene encoding coiled-coil-helix-coiled-coil-helix domain containing 3a isoform X9; translated protein: MGANNSRRRVSFESDENDNITVVKGIRLSENVINRMREPIAPLLPPSLPQVPPPVAAPSSLLIPVSPLRPPFDPITSLPPIEPITLPPQPPAPVTEVVAPPPPPMEQPPVEAFAPPPAPEPEPVAVAPPAAHAVDEEELRKKITEDLQKGLLKERVKAEQELQAWLEEEKVHAASFAEAEAQASVKDEVGRILELERATTHNTLTQAVMREKVSAEDERLRTQLYVSP
- the chchd3a gene encoding coiled-coil-helix-coiled-coil-helix domain containing 3a isoform X7: MGANNSRRRVSFESDENDNITVVKGIRLSENVINRMREPIAPLLPPSLPQVPPPVAAPSSLLIPVSPLRPPFDPITSLPPIEPITLPPQPPAPVTEVVAPPPPPMEQPPVEAFAPPPAPEPVEVVGPPLPPPTPEPEPVAVAPPAAHAVDEEELRKKITEDLQKGLLKERVKAEQELQAWLEEEKVHAASFAEAEAQASVKDEVGRILELERATTHNTLTQAVMREKVSAEDERLRTQLYVSP